Proteins from one Ahaetulla prasina isolate Xishuangbanna chromosome 2, ASM2864084v1, whole genome shotgun sequence genomic window:
- the PIK3R5 gene encoding phosphoinositide 3-kinase regulatory subunit 5 isoform X1 → MQHTTCTEDRIHHALERCLHGLSKSTFSASTWTAGLCLNCWTLQELVSRDAGNYLILLEKILRKTQEVQEKCDYSLFTPLAFLFSATVLCIPHFPSDSDLLLRAVSMYHDFLTWPVPYCNICQELLNLINNELKAPGISFQRLVKAEQGLPQKGCENSTVTVLLLNPSEVDGEFLSVAEKLSSADYSQHTLLATLLEHTYQANFGTRCNLAKLRQILKLKTAEELMKMFTRTTEAQEMAVLTNNDPSTAREQLESALQEIARTAGLPEIADEGQLSKLRVIPIPVARCHVYRWDKDNFDILNEVLDKEVDYPKQVLLEDEEEEEEVDNCFAKKDCLLSTLASVRKDSMYSTLSEDDPCDSQVSVISALSKNSELSLISKKSLKSFVSSLKDSMDSGYVEDSDDNSLDLTGRLDLKEEKVSHRHRLSNRLYKLFKSKSQMILGRDLRDVSEVASLSLPLRRAESLCNPVAKDRIPARSRRAQSLPQHMLSATLLQCHLAQNTFVQRRPLLSCDEDTKISTLRVVVFGSDRISGKVARAYSSLKSQESSCPCLTRYCRLQFFYVPVKRSNPTSFALTYPLLSSGSPNSHGSGSTDPAMGGMESSTNDISFYIGMLDPWYERNVLELMNLPTNVLCQQSIKPEGESSEETVTKLPILADMILYYCRFATHSILLQVYQAELTFIGGERKTEIFIHSLELGHSAATRAIKASGPGCKRLGIDGDREAIPLTLQITYSKRAVSGRSRWNDIEKVCTSVNLSKGCKRQEELGPKTECLTLTATEVIKRQSSKSKKSFNQQIGIYQLKVDKVQITGVNCSFAVCLDQDERKILQSVTRCEISACYKPKTNEPCTRGNPTSLLPPKDSSDFCSLLCLPITTFSGALP, encoded by the exons GTCCAAGAAAAATGTGACTACAGTCTCTTTACTCCATTGGCCTTTCTCTTCAGTGCAACTGTCCTGTGT ATCCCCCATTTTCCTTCGGATTCTGATCTGCTTTTGAGAGCTGTGAGCATGTACCATGATTTTCTCACCTGGCCTGTGCCATACTGCAATATCTGTCAGGAATTACTTAATTTGATCAACAATGAACTCAAAGCCCCAG GAATTTCTTTTCAAAGGCTTGTTAAAGCTGAGCAAGGATTACCTCAAAAAGGCTGTGAGAATTCTACCGT AACAGTCCTATTGCTGAATCCTTCAGAAGTTGATGGGGAATTCCTATCAGTTGCTGAAAAGCTAAGCTCTGCAGACTACTCCCAGCATACATTACTAGCGACACTCCTGGAGCACACATACCAAGCTAACTTTGGGACCAGATGCAACCTGGCAAAATTACGTCAAATCCTGAAG CTGAAAACTGCAGAAGAACTCATGAAAATGTTCACCAGAACCACAGAAGCCCAGGAGATGGCAGTTCTGACTAACAACGATCCTTCAACTGCTAGAGAACAGCTGGAATCTGCCTTGCAAGAGATTGCAAGAACAGCAGGGCTACCTGAAATAGCAG ATGAAGGCCAGCTGTCTAAACTCCGTGTGATCCCCATCCCTGTTGCTCGCTGTCATGTGTACAGATGGGATAAGGATAATTTTG ATATCTTGAATGAGGTACTAGACAAAGAAGTGGATTATCCAAAACAAGTTCTTTTggaggatgaagaggaggaggaagaggttgaCAATTGCTTTGCAAAAAAAGACTGCCTGTTGTCCACCCTTGCCTCAGTCAGGAAAGACTCTATGTATTCAACATTGTCAGAAGATGACCCATGTGACTCACAAGTGTCTGTCATCTCTGCTCTTTCCAAAAACTCTGAGCTCTCCTTGATCTCTAAGAAGTCCTTGAAATCTTTTGTTTCCAGTCTGAAAGATTCTATGGATAGTGGCTATGTGGAAGACAGTGATGACAACTCTCTAGACTTGACAGGACGCTTAGATCTGAAGGAAGAAAAAGTGTCACACAGGCATCGGCTGAGCAACAGGCTATACAAGTTGTTCAAGAGCAAGAGCCAAATGATCTTGGGCAGAGATCTGAGAGATGTTTCTGAGGTAGCCTCACTGTCGTTGCCATTACGCCGAGCAGAGAGTCTCTGCAATCCTGTAGCCAAGGACCGTATCCCTGCACGATCCCGACGGGCACAGTCACTGCCACAGCATATGCTGAGTGCCACGCTCTTACAATGCCATCTAGCACAGAACACTTTTGTCCAACGCAGGCCCTTGTTGAGCTGTGATGAAGATACAAAGATTTCAACACTGCGAGTCGTCGTCTTTGGTTCTGATCGCATCTCAGGGAAAGTGGCCCGGGCTTATAGTAGTCTGAA atctcAAGAAAGCAGCTGTCCCTGTTTAACTCGGTACTGTAGATTGCAATTTTTTTACGTCCCTGTGAAGAGGAGCAATCCTACCTCATTTGCACTGACTTACCCTCTTCTTTCTTCAGGATCTCCTAATTCCCATGGCTCTGGATCAACG GATCCAGCTATGGGAGGGATGGAGAGCAGCACAAATGATATCTCATTCTATATAGGTATGCTGGATCCCTGGTACGAACGCAATGTTCTTGAGCTAATGAATCTCCCCACCAACGTTTTATGCCAG CAATCCATTAAGCCTGAGGGCGAGTCTTCAGAGGAAACAGTCACCAAACTTCCCATCCTGGCTGATATGATTCTTTATTACTGTCGCTTTGCTACCCACTCTATATTACTCCAGGTCTATCAGGCAGAG CTCACTTTcattgggggagagagaaaaactgaGATCTTCATCCACTCCCTTGAGTTGGGCCACTCAGCAGCTACCCGGGCCATCAAAGCCTCAG gTCCAGGTTGCAAGCGTCTTGGCATAGATGGAGACAGAGAAGCAATCCCTCTAACACTACAGATCACCTACAGCAAG AGGGCAGTCAGTGGAAGGAGCCGCTGGAATGACATTGAAAAAGTTTGTACATCCGTCAACCTTAGCAAGGGCTGTAAGAGGCAAGAGGAACTTG gTCCCAAAACAGAATGTTTGACTCTTACTGCCACCGAGGTAATCAAGAGGCAAAGCTCTAAGTCTAAAAAGAGTTTCAATCAG CAAATTGGTATATACCAGTTGAAAGTGGACAAAGTTCAGATCACCGGAGTTAACTGTTCCTTTGCTGTATGCCTAGATCAAGATGAACGGAAAATTCTGCAGAGTGTTACTAG ATGTGAAATCTCTGCATGCTACAAACCCAAGACCAATGAGCCTTGCACCAGGGGGAATCCCACTTCATTACTTCCTCCCAAAGATTCCTCTGATTTCTGCTCTCTTCTGTGCTTGCCAATTACTACTTTTAGTGGAGCACTTCCCTAA
- the PIK3R5 gene encoding phosphoinositide 3-kinase regulatory subunit 5 isoform X2: protein MNSKPQEFLFKGLLKLSKDYLKKAVRILPFLLLNPSEVDGEFLSVAEKLSSADYSQHTLLATLLEHTYQANFGTRCNLAKLRQILKLKTAEELMKMFTRTTEAQEMAVLTNNDPSTAREQLESALQEIARTAGLPEIADEGQLSKLRVIPIPVARCHVYRWDKDNFDILNEVLDKEVDYPKQVLLEDEEEEEEVDNCFAKKDCLLSTLASVRKDSMYSTLSEDDPCDSQVSVISALSKNSELSLISKKSLKSFVSSLKDSMDSGYVEDSDDNSLDLTGRLDLKEEKVSHRHRLSNRLYKLFKSKSQMILGRDLRDVSEVASLSLPLRRAESLCNPVAKDRIPARSRRAQSLPQHMLSATLLQCHLAQNTFVQRRPLLSCDEDTKISTLRVVVFGSDRISGKVARAYSSLKSQESSCPCLTRYCRLQFFYVPVKRSNPTSFALTYPLLSSGSPNSHGSGSTDPAMGGMESSTNDISFYIGMLDPWYERNVLELMNLPTNVLCQQSIKPEGESSEETVTKLPILADMILYYCRFATHSILLQVYQAELTFIGGERKTEIFIHSLELGHSAATRAIKASGPGCKRLGIDGDREAIPLTLQITYSKRAVSGRSRWNDIEKVCTSVNLSKGCKRQEELGPKTECLTLTATEVIKRQSSKSKKSFNQQIGIYQLKVDKVQITGVNCSFAVCLDQDERKILQSVTRCEISACYKPKTNEPCTRGNPTSLLPPKDSSDFCSLLCLPITTFSGALP, encoded by the exons ATGAACTCAAAGCCCCAG GAATTTCTTTTCAAAGGCTTGTTAAAGCTGAGCAAGGATTACCTCAAAAAGGCTGTGAGAATTCTACCGT TCCTATTGCTGAATCCTTCAGAAGTTGATGGGGAATTCCTATCAGTTGCTGAAAAGCTAAGCTCTGCAGACTACTCCCAGCATACATTACTAGCGACACTCCTGGAGCACACATACCAAGCTAACTTTGGGACCAGATGCAACCTGGCAAAATTACGTCAAATCCTGAAG CTGAAAACTGCAGAAGAACTCATGAAAATGTTCACCAGAACCACAGAAGCCCAGGAGATGGCAGTTCTGACTAACAACGATCCTTCAACTGCTAGAGAACAGCTGGAATCTGCCTTGCAAGAGATTGCAAGAACAGCAGGGCTACCTGAAATAGCAG ATGAAGGCCAGCTGTCTAAACTCCGTGTGATCCCCATCCCTGTTGCTCGCTGTCATGTGTACAGATGGGATAAGGATAATTTTG ATATCTTGAATGAGGTACTAGACAAAGAAGTGGATTATCCAAAACAAGTTCTTTTggaggatgaagaggaggaggaagaggttgaCAATTGCTTTGCAAAAAAAGACTGCCTGTTGTCCACCCTTGCCTCAGTCAGGAAAGACTCTATGTATTCAACATTGTCAGAAGATGACCCATGTGACTCACAAGTGTCTGTCATCTCTGCTCTTTCCAAAAACTCTGAGCTCTCCTTGATCTCTAAGAAGTCCTTGAAATCTTTTGTTTCCAGTCTGAAAGATTCTATGGATAGTGGCTATGTGGAAGACAGTGATGACAACTCTCTAGACTTGACAGGACGCTTAGATCTGAAGGAAGAAAAAGTGTCACACAGGCATCGGCTGAGCAACAGGCTATACAAGTTGTTCAAGAGCAAGAGCCAAATGATCTTGGGCAGAGATCTGAGAGATGTTTCTGAGGTAGCCTCACTGTCGTTGCCATTACGCCGAGCAGAGAGTCTCTGCAATCCTGTAGCCAAGGACCGTATCCCTGCACGATCCCGACGGGCACAGTCACTGCCACAGCATATGCTGAGTGCCACGCTCTTACAATGCCATCTAGCACAGAACACTTTTGTCCAACGCAGGCCCTTGTTGAGCTGTGATGAAGATACAAAGATTTCAACACTGCGAGTCGTCGTCTTTGGTTCTGATCGCATCTCAGGGAAAGTGGCCCGGGCTTATAGTAGTCTGAA atctcAAGAAAGCAGCTGTCCCTGTTTAACTCGGTACTGTAGATTGCAATTTTTTTACGTCCCTGTGAAGAGGAGCAATCCTACCTCATTTGCACTGACTTACCCTCTTCTTTCTTCAGGATCTCCTAATTCCCATGGCTCTGGATCAACG GATCCAGCTATGGGAGGGATGGAGAGCAGCACAAATGATATCTCATTCTATATAGGTATGCTGGATCCCTGGTACGAACGCAATGTTCTTGAGCTAATGAATCTCCCCACCAACGTTTTATGCCAG CAATCCATTAAGCCTGAGGGCGAGTCTTCAGAGGAAACAGTCACCAAACTTCCCATCCTGGCTGATATGATTCTTTATTACTGTCGCTTTGCTACCCACTCTATATTACTCCAGGTCTATCAGGCAGAG CTCACTTTcattgggggagagagaaaaactgaGATCTTCATCCACTCCCTTGAGTTGGGCCACTCAGCAGCTACCCGGGCCATCAAAGCCTCAG gTCCAGGTTGCAAGCGTCTTGGCATAGATGGAGACAGAGAAGCAATCCCTCTAACACTACAGATCACCTACAGCAAG AGGGCAGTCAGTGGAAGGAGCCGCTGGAATGACATTGAAAAAGTTTGTACATCCGTCAACCTTAGCAAGGGCTGTAAGAGGCAAGAGGAACTTG gTCCCAAAACAGAATGTTTGACTCTTACTGCCACCGAGGTAATCAAGAGGCAAAGCTCTAAGTCTAAAAAGAGTTTCAATCAG CAAATTGGTATATACCAGTTGAAAGTGGACAAAGTTCAGATCACCGGAGTTAACTGTTCCTTTGCTGTATGCCTAGATCAAGATGAACGGAAAATTCTGCAGAGTGTTACTAG ATGTGAAATCTCTGCATGCTACAAACCCAAGACCAATGAGCCTTGCACCAGGGGGAATCCCACTTCATTACTTCCTCCCAAAGATTCCTCTGATTTCTGCTCTCTTCTGTGCTTGCCAATTACTACTTTTAGTGGAGCACTTCCCTAA